ACGGGCAGGGCATTCAGTCTTTGCGCTTGACCATAGGTTAATTGTTGTTGGCGGCGAATCTAACCAGCGAATAGCCCACGCTGATGTGGAGGTATACAATACGTTAGTCGGTCAATGGTACACAGGGGCCTCACTAGAACGAGGACGACATGGCACCGGTATTGGCCAAATCGCTGATCAGCTTTGGACAGTGAGCGGTTCAGGTAATCGCGGAGGTCGTCCAGAATTACCCAGTACAGAATCAATTAAAGTATCAGATATATAACTAATTGATTTTAATCTAACTTTGAAAAATGGGTGCTGAGGCACCCATTTTTATTTGGTTAAATAGTGAACTCTTTACTAAACTGATCTTGATGTCAGCACGATAGGTAAGTGAGGTAAGCTATGGATATGACGTCTTGTGTCAATATGGACCCTAATATTTTACTTGGGATCGTTAACGATAAATTACGCCACGAATGTGGAAATTTGCAAAGCTTAGCGGCTTTGATGGATGTAGATGAAGATCGCTTAGAGGATAAATTAGCAGGGATTGGTTTTCATTATGATGTAGGGCAAAATCAATTTAGTCCAGATTTAGAGTAAATATAGTCTTCTCGCTCAGGTCTTATGGTTCATTGTCAGCG
This genomic window from Saccharobesus litoralis contains:
- a CDS encoding DUF4250 domain-containing protein — translated: MDMTSCVNMDPNILLGIVNDKLRHECGNLQSLAALMDVDEDRLEDKLAGIGFHYDVGQNQFSPDLE